One window of Mucilaginibacter inviolabilis genomic DNA carries:
- a CDS encoding fasciclin domain-containing protein: protein MKKSVLIAIASLSIGFLSTRAIAQTQQQDTTKRDTTNKTAPASTAAPSAASGDVVGVLSSSTTFAPMALAIKNADLEATLKGAGPFTVFAPNDVAFSKVPKPTMDDLMKDHAKLAKVLKYHVVAGKYTKTDIIKALGAGKGKAVLKTIDGDTLTLSVNDKSNLQITDAKGNSALVISFDTMASNGVIHGLNGVLIPQ, encoded by the coding sequence ATGAAAAAGTCAGTTTTAATTGCCATTGCATCACTATCTATCGGTTTTTTATCAACCCGTGCAATTGCCCAAACACAACAACAAGATACTACTAAACGCGATACAACTAACAAAACCGCTCCTGCCTCAACCGCTGCTCCTTCTGCAGCGTCTGGCGATGTGGTTGGTGTACTCTCCAGCTCTACTACATTTGCACCAATGGCCCTGGCCATTAAAAACGCCGATCTGGAAGCAACTTTAAAAGGTGCCGGACCCTTTACCGTTTTTGCACCAAACGATGTAGCTTTCAGCAAGGTGCCAAAACCTACCATGGACGATTTGATGAAAGATCACGCCAAACTGGCCAAAGTTTTAAAATATCATGTGGTAGCCGGTAAATACACCAAAACCGACATCATTAAAGCCCTGGGTGCCGGCAAAGGCAAAGCTGTTTTAAAAACTATTGACGGCGATACTTTAACGCTATCGGTTAACGACAAGAGTAACCTCCAGATTACCGATGCCAAAGGAAATTCAGCCCTGGTAATATCATTTGATACTATGGCCAGTAATGGTGTTATACACGGCCTGAATGGCGTGTTGATACCTCAATAA
- a CDS encoding MFS transporter has protein sequence MDNQQPVAFTGYQKLIIFLLAITQFTVILDFMVMSPLGDILMKSLNLKPSAFGIAVSAYAFSAGISGLLTAGFADKFDRKKLLLFFYLGFITGTVFCGLAQSYAVLVAARIITGLFGGVIGSISMAIITDLFTLQQRGRVMGFVQMGFGASQVLGVPIGLYLANAWGWESPFWMVALLSISIAALIAIKMKPVVAHLLIKTEKTAFKHLLHTVTKSNYRIGFAATALLSIGGFMMMPFGSAFAINNLGLTNGQLPILFMVAGLSSLAIMPLVGKLSDKMSKFKIFTIATIWMMLMCVLYTNLGVTAFPLVILYNILMMMGVMSRMIPSSALTSAIPDMADRGAFMSINSSLQQIAGGVAAAVAGMIVTQQGKGAPLQHYNIVGYVIVVISIITILLMRRVDNLIKKKAESGKSIIPDEIVILEG, from the coding sequence ATGGATAATCAACAACCGGTGGCTTTTACAGGTTACCAAAAACTCATTATATTTTTACTGGCTATCACCCAGTTTACCGTGATACTTGATTTTATGGTGATGTCGCCGCTGGGCGATATATTGATGAAATCGCTTAACCTGAAACCCTCGGCCTTTGGCATTGCCGTATCGGCTTATGCTTTTAGTGCGGGTATATCGGGCTTGTTAACCGCGGGCTTTGCCGATAAGTTTGATCGTAAAAAGCTGCTGCTATTCTTTTATCTGGGCTTTATTACGGGTACTGTTTTTTGCGGTTTGGCGCAATCTTATGCAGTGCTGGTTGCCGCGCGTATCATTACCGGCCTGTTTGGCGGGGTTATCGGCTCCATATCTATGGCTATTATTACCGATTTGTTTACCCTGCAGCAACGCGGACGGGTGATGGGTTTTGTACAGATGGGTTTTGGTGCAAGTCAGGTTCTTGGGGTGCCTATTGGTCTTTATTTGGCCAATGCCTGGGGTTGGGAGTCTCCATTTTGGATGGTAGCCCTGTTAAGCATCAGCATTGCAGCCTTAATAGCCATTAAAATGAAACCCGTGGTGGCGCATTTACTCATCAAAACCGAAAAAACGGCTTTTAAACATTTGTTACATACGGTTACCAAAAGTAATTATCGTATAGGTTTTGCGGCTACGGCGTTACTTTCTATAGGTGGTTTTATGATGATGCCTTTCGGCAGTGCTTTCGCTATCAACAACCTGGGGTTAACCAACGGGCAATTACCTATATTATTTATGGTAGCTGGCCTGAGTTCATTGGCTATCATGCCATTGGTAGGTAAATTGAGCGATAAGATGAGCAAGTTTAAAATATTTACAATTGCCACCATATGGATGATGCTGATGTGTGTATTATATACCAATTTGGGGGTTACTGCTTTTCCTTTGGTTATTTTATACAATATATTAATGATGATGGGCGTGATGAGCAGGATGATACCTTCATCAGCCTTAACCAGCGCCATACCTGATATGGCCGATCGTGGGGCCTTCATGAGCATCAACTCCTCGTTACAGCAAATTGCAGGTGGTGTTGCCGCTGCAGTTGCAGGCATGATTGTAACACAGCAGGGCAAAGGTGCACCGCTGCAGCATTATAACATAGTGGGCTATGTAATTGTAGTGATATCCATCATCACCATCCTTTTAATGCGCAGGGTTGATAATCTCATCAAAAAGAAAGCCGAAAGCGGCAAATCGATCATTCCCGATGAAATTGTGATTTTAGAAGGGTAA
- a CDS encoding TetR/AcrR family transcriptional regulator has protein sequence MRSRNTDKEELVKQKAIELIIKDGLEGFSMNKLAKACNISVGTPYVYYKDRDDLIMKVAMEELRVMEEFFTRDFDPEEPFEQGLRKQWENRYRYAREKPRMSQFFDQLRSSSYQEEFLSGFMPGFVSAMTRFMQNITERGEIETMPFEVYWSIAFGTLYNLIRFDMEGKSLGGKPFKMTDEVLWRAFDLVVKSLKK, from the coding sequence ATGCGATCAAGAAATACAGATAAGGAAGAATTGGTAAAGCAAAAAGCTATCGAGCTCATCATCAAAGATGGTTTAGAAGGCTTTAGTATGAATAAACTGGCCAAGGCATGTAATATTTCGGTGGGTACACCCTACGTATACTATAAAGACCGCGACGACCTGATCATGAAAGTGGCTATGGAGGAGCTGAGGGTGATGGAAGAATTTTTTACCAGAGACTTTGACCCCGAAGAGCCATTTGAACAAGGCTTGCGTAAACAATGGGAAAACCGTTACCGTTATGCCCGTGAAAAACCCAGGATGAGCCAGTTTTTTGATCAGCTGCGCAGTTCAAGTTACCAGGAAGAGTTTCTTTCGGGTTTTATGCCTGGATTTGTGAGTGCCATGACCAGGTTTATGCAAAATATTACTGAGCGCGGCGAAATAGAAACTATGCCTTTTGAGGTGTATTGGTCAATAGCGTTCGGTACTTTATATAACCTCATCCGCTTTGATATGGAGGGGAAAAGCCTGGGTGGCAAGCCTTTTAAGATGACCGATGAAGTACTCTGGAGGGCGTTTGACCTGGTGGTGAAATCCTTAAAAAAGTAA
- a CDS encoding SDR family oxidoreductase yields MKLNHNKILITGGASGIGLGLTERFLQENNTVIVCGRRESLLQELTAKYPSVITKVCDVSVEAERVELFNWVTENHPDLNVLVNNAGIQQWMNITDNDFMQRAKIEIATNIEAPLHLTSLFIQLKSFTTVMNVSSGLALVPFTQVPVYSATKAFLHSITLSTRYLLQPKNIEVIEVIPPALNTDLGGIGLHDAHPPVSTFIEGIFEQLKAGKTELTFGFSETVTHSDPEGLKVIFDRLNPVK; encoded by the coding sequence ATGAAATTAAATCATAATAAAATTCTGATCACCGGCGGAGCCAGTGGCATAGGTCTGGGACTTACCGAGCGTTTTTTACAGGAAAACAATACTGTTATTGTTTGCGGCCGGCGCGAATCCCTTTTACAGGAGCTCACCGCTAAATATCCATCCGTGATAACCAAAGTGTGCGATGTTTCGGTTGAAGCAGAACGCGTGGAACTCTTTAACTGGGTTACTGAGAACCATCCCGACTTAAATGTGCTGGTGAATAATGCAGGTATACAGCAATGGATGAACATCACCGACAATGATTTTATGCAGCGTGCTAAAATAGAGATAGCCACCAATATCGAAGCGCCGCTTCATTTAACATCGTTGTTTATCCAATTAAAATCGTTCACAACGGTGATGAATGTAAGCTCGGGTCTGGCTCTTGTGCCTTTTACCCAGGTACCGGTTTATTCGGCCACCAAAGCTTTTTTGCATTCCATTACACTTTCTACCCGCTATCTGCTTCAACCAAAAAACATCGAGGTAATAGAGGTAATACCGCCTGCGCTGAATACCGATTTAGGTGGGATAGGTTTACACGATGCGCATCCGCCGGTAAGCACCTTTATTGAAGGTATATTTGAGCAATTGAAAGCCGGAAAAACCGAACTAACCTTTGGCTTTAGCGAAACTGTAACCCATAGCGACCCGGAGGGGTTGAAGGTTATATTTGATCGGTTGAACCCCGTTAAATAG
- a CDS encoding NADH-quinone oxidoreductase subunit B, with translation MSSDITSESGGVVVTKLDDLLNWARLSSLWPLSFGIACCAIEMMGSMASTYDLDRFGVFPRPSARQADVIIIAGTVTFKMAERIKRLYEQMPDPKYVISMGSCSNCGGPYWQHGYHVVKGVDRVIPVDVYVQGCPPRPEALIGSILELQKKIEQEHLVRG, from the coding sequence ATGAGCAGTGATATAACGAGTGAAAGTGGCGGTGTTGTAGTAACCAAATTGGACGATCTGCTCAACTGGGCGCGACTGTCGTCGCTGTGGCCTTTAAGTTTTGGGATAGCCTGCTGCGCCATTGAAATGATGGGGTCGATGGCTTCAACGTACGATCTGGATCGTTTTGGCGTATTTCCGCGCCCATCTGCCCGCCAGGCCGATGTGATCATTATAGCCGGTACCGTAACCTTTAAAATGGCCGAGCGCATTAAACGCCTGTACGAGCAAATGCCCGACCCTAAATATGTGATCTCGATGGGTTCCTGTTCCAACTGCGGCGGTCCGTACTGGCAGCATGGCTACCACGTGGTAAAAGGGGTAGACAGGGTGATCCCTGTGGATGTATACGTACAAGGTTGCCCGCCCCGCCCCGAAGCCCTCATCGGCTCCATCCTGGAACTGCAAAAGAAAATTGAGCAGGAACATTTGGTGAGAGGGTAA
- a CDS encoding NADH-quinone oxidoreductase subunit A has product MTDVSQISEFGKILIFLITGIIMVCVIFFINRLLAPKNPNYEKLTSYECGEEPTGNAWLPFNSRFYVIALIFLLFDVEMVFIFPWATVFGSHEIIAQDARWGWFSLAEMFVFLGILILGLVYVWRKGDLEWIKAKPVVPVTDVTIPASLYEQLNMEQGKFVVKPFSMGNEPVVAETTVTEAPVEAAPVRKPMFKPTFKKPTNEQ; this is encoded by the coding sequence ATGACCGATGTTTCGCAAATATCAGAATTTGGCAAGATACTCATCTTCCTGATCACCGGAATAATTATGGTATGTGTAATATTTTTTATTAACCGCCTGCTTGCTCCAAAAAATCCGAATTACGAAAAATTAACCTCGTACGAATGCGGCGAAGAACCCACCGGCAATGCCTGGCTGCCCTTCAATTCGCGTTTTTATGTTATAGCCCTCATATTCTTGTTGTTTGATGTGGAAATGGTATTCATTTTTCCCTGGGCAACGGTATTTGGCAGTCATGAAATTATAGCGCAGGACGCACGTTGGGGCTGGTTTTCGCTGGCCGAAATGTTTGTGTTTTTAGGCATCCTGATATTGGGCCTGGTGTACGTTTGGCGCAAAGGCGACCTGGAATGGATAAAAGCCAAACCCGTGGTACCTGTAACCGATGTAACTATTCCCGCATCACTGTACGAGCAATTGAATATGGAGCAGGGAAAATTTGTGGTGAAACCCTTTAGCATGGGTAATGAGCCGGTAGTAGCCGAAACAACTGTAACAGAAGCACCCGTCGAAGCCGCACCTGTCCGCAAACCCATGTTTAAACCCACTTTTAAAAAGCCAACCAATGAGCAGTGA
- a CDS encoding NAD(P)/FAD-dependent oxidoreductase, with the protein MTTNLTKQTHFDAIIIGGGACGLMCAVQAGFLGKRTLILEKADRVGAKILISGGGRCNYTNLYATDQQFISQNPHFCKSAFSQWTVEDTISFFETYGIEGKEKTLGQLFPVSDKAKDVVQVFIDLCADMDQEIWCDAEVKMVEKTADGFTVRAEIDGRQEYISAPSVVIAAGGLPIPKMGTTDFGLRTARNFDLKIVDTAPALVPLTITGKDQPWYEQLSGNSIFCRVSNDRISFEENILFTHWGLSGPAILQISSYWKPGEYINIDLLPNQNIADLLLQEKEANGKKMLLAYLASLYTRKFAEALSDKLPVEKNLASLTKTDIENISELIHEFKVKPAGDKGYDKAEVMRGGVSTDELSSKTLEAKKVPGLFFGGECVDVTGWLGGYNFQWAWASGFVIAQNI; encoded by the coding sequence ATGACTACAAATTTAACAAAACAAACCCATTTTGATGCAATAATTATTGGCGGCGGCGCCTGCGGACTCATGTGCGCCGTACAGGCGGGCTTTTTGGGCAAGCGCACGCTGATACTGGAAAAGGCCGACCGTGTAGGCGCCAAGATCCTCATCAGCGGGGGTGGCCGCTGCAACTATACCAATTTGTATGCTACCGATCAGCAGTTTATATCGCAGAACCCCCATTTCTGCAAATCGGCTTTTTCGCAATGGACGGTGGAGGATACCATCAGCTTTTTTGAAACCTACGGTATTGAGGGTAAGGAAAAAACACTGGGACAGCTTTTCCCGGTGAGCGATAAAGCCAAGGATGTGGTACAGGTTTTTATTGACTTGTGTGCCGATATGGACCAGGAGATCTGGTGCGATGCCGAAGTAAAAATGGTAGAAAAAACTGCCGATGGATTTACTGTTCGCGCTGAGATAGATGGCAGGCAAGAATACATCAGCGCACCCAGCGTGGTGATTGCAGCGGGTGGTTTACCTATCCCCAAAATGGGCACTACGGATTTTGGCTTGCGTACGGCGCGTAATTTCGACCTTAAAATTGTGGATACCGCCCCTGCCCTGGTTCCGCTGACGATTACCGGGAAGGATCAGCCCTGGTATGAACAACTGAGCGGCAACAGCATTTTTTGCCGGGTATCAAACGACAGGATCAGCTTTGAAGAAAACATCCTGTTTACGCATTGGGGCCTCAGCGGACCAGCCATCCTCCAAATTTCCTCCTACTGGAAACCTGGCGAATACATCAACATCGACCTGCTCCCCAATCAAAACATAGCCGACCTGCTACTACAGGAAAAAGAAGCCAATGGCAAAAAAATGCTGCTGGCCTACCTGGCAAGCTTATATACCCGCAAATTTGCCGAAGCCCTGAGCGATAAACTGCCGGTGGAGAAAAACCTGGCCTCGCTCACTAAAACGGATATCGAGAACATCAGCGAGCTAATACACGAATTCAAAGTAAAACCTGCCGGCGACAAGGGCTACGACAAAGCCGAAGTCATGCGCGGCGGTGTATCAACTGACGAACTATCCTCTAAAACACTGGAAGCGAAGAAAGTCCCCGGCTTGTTCTTCGGCGGCGAATGCGTGGACGTTACCGGCTGGTTGGGCGGCTACAATTTTCAATGGGCCTGGGCCAGCGGTTTTGTGATTGCGCAGAATATTTGA
- a CDS encoding DUF1569 domain-containing protein, with translation MAQFFDINNRAELRRLLLSLNPQTVPVWGKMTPQQMVEHLVDQVEWTNGKKIPFCERPADEAYQSKMEMVYSDIEIGRNVVFKSPPEHYQYLDIPTAVDQLMQELEAFDRYFEQPGITAIHGGFGPMNHHEWLIWHGKHFTHHMKQFGLIA, from the coding sequence ATGGCGCAATTCTTTGATATCAATAACCGGGCTGAATTACGCAGATTATTACTATCGCTCAATCCCCAAACAGTACCAGTATGGGGTAAAATGACACCCCAGCAAATGGTGGAGCACCTGGTTGATCAGGTAGAATGGACAAATGGTAAAAAAATACCATTCTGCGAGCGACCTGCCGACGAGGCTTATCAAAGCAAAATGGAGATGGTGTACTCCGATATAGAGATCGGACGAAACGTGGTTTTTAAATCGCCTCCGGAGCATTATCAATACCTCGATATCCCAACCGCTGTTGACCAGTTAATGCAGGAACTAGAAGCCTTTGACCGGTATTTTGAGCAGCCTGGCATCACCGCTATCCATGGCGGTTTCGGTCCCATGAATCATCACGAATGGCTCATATGGCATGGTAAGCACTTTACCCATCATATGAAACAGTTTGGGCTGATTGCGTAG
- a CDS encoding glycosyltransferase family 2 protein — protein MKKHEDWVNKMHRLAFNQNKYPITFTQIIACLNTFGLMKVSGFTFIRNAVKNDYPIVEAITSILPLCDEFIVMSGNSDDGTRELIEGIGSPKIRIIDSVWDDSLKDGGRVFAVETDKAFDAISPDSDWAFYIQGDEAVHEKYHPLIKKEMEEALNKPNIEGLLFKYLHFYGSYDYYGDSRRWYRREIRLVKNIKGIRAYRDAQGFRLNDRKIKVKLIDAYIYHYGWAKPPQGLNNKIRNFNKFYHDDAWMEQNLPETYEFDYGNADKLVHFTGTHPAPMQKRIAATNWKIDFSTKALRKNMTFRRKFLQRVEQLTGWRIGEYRNYEIVER, from the coding sequence GTGAAAAAACATGAAGATTGGGTGAACAAAATGCACAGGCTGGCTTTTAACCAGAATAAATATCCCATTACTTTTACCCAAATTATCGCCTGTTTAAATACCTTTGGCTTAATGAAAGTATCCGGATTTACCTTTATCAGAAACGCGGTTAAAAATGATTACCCCATTGTTGAAGCCATCACTTCCATTTTGCCGCTTTGCGATGAGTTTATTGTGATGTCCGGAAATTCTGATGATGGCACGCGGGAGCTCATTGAAGGTATTGGTTCACCCAAGATCAGGATCATTGATTCTGTTTGGGACGACTCACTAAAAGATGGCGGACGCGTTTTTGCTGTAGAAACCGACAAGGCTTTTGACGCCATATCGCCGGATAGCGACTGGGCTTTCTACATTCAGGGCGATGAAGCTGTGCATGAAAAATACCATCCCCTTATCAAAAAGGAAATGGAAGAGGCGCTGAACAAGCCCAACATCGAAGGGCTGCTGTTCAAATACCTGCATTTTTATGGCTCGTATGATTATTATGGCGATTCGCGCCGTTGGTATCGCCGGGAGATCCGCCTGGTTAAGAACATTAAAGGGATAAGGGCCTATCGCGACGCGCAGGGTTTCCGGCTTAACGATCGAAAGATCAAGGTAAAACTCATCGACGCTTATATCTACCACTACGGCTGGGCCAAGCCACCGCAGGGATTGAATAATAAAATCCGCAATTTCAACAAATTTTACCATGATGATGCCTGGATGGAGCAAAACCTTCCAGAAACCTATGAGTTTGATTATGGCAATGCCGATAAGCTGGTGCACTTTACCGGCACACATCCTGCCCCTATGCAAAAACGAATAGCCGCTACCAACTGGAAGATTGATTTCAGCACCAAAGCGCTTCGTAAAAACATGACCTTCAGGCGTAAATTCCTGCAACGGGTGGAGCAGCTTACCGGCTGGCGCATAGGCGAGTATCGCAATTATGAAATTGTAGAACGGTAA
- a CDS encoding cupin-like domain-containing protein, producing the protein MDIIRRDNITYEEFMEEHYKPGIPLVFTNAAKVWKANGLFSPDWFRENYPDRKTDCRGTTYTMQQVMDMVEAATEEKPAPYPIIFDIPSTLPEILPLLDPLDLNYASPNWLKNKMFSIGKWGGATEMFVGGPGGKFPYMHIDYYHLNAWITQLYGEKRFTVFPRGQEHMLYPRPDDPWRSELNVFEPDYEKYPLFKDATPINFVVGPGETLFIPFGTWHTAYSLTPTISVAFDTLNSKNHKEFMKDVWTFKKRDSKLKAVAMYAYAAVATQSCKIGEALKGR; encoded by the coding sequence ATGGATATCATCAGAAGAGACAATATTACTTATGAGGAATTTATGGAAGAGCATTATAAACCTGGCATACCACTGGTGTTTACTAATGCCGCCAAAGTTTGGAAGGCTAATGGGCTGTTTAGTCCGGATTGGTTTCGTGAAAATTACCCCGATCGTAAAACCGATTGCCGGGGTACAACCTATACCATGCAGCAGGTAATGGATATGGTGGAGGCCGCTACTGAAGAAAAACCGGCTCCCTACCCCATTATTTTTGATATCCCAAGTACCCTACCCGAAATACTGCCCTTGCTTGATCCGCTGGATCTGAACTATGCATCGCCCAACTGGCTGAAGAATAAGATGTTCAGCATCGGCAAATGGGGCGGCGCTACCGAAATGTTCGTGGGCGGCCCGGGTGGTAAGTTTCCTTATATGCATATCGACTATTACCATCTGAATGCCTGGATAACCCAACTATATGGCGAAAAGCGTTTCACCGTTTTCCCGCGCGGACAGGAACATATGCTTTATCCCCGCCCTGACGATCCCTGGCGCTCGGAACTCAATGTGTTTGAACCCGATTATGAGAAATATCCGCTGTTTAAAGATGCTACACCCATAAATTTTGTGGTCGGCCCCGGCGAAACCTTGTTTATCCCCTTCGGGACCTGGCATACAGCGTACTCGCTTACACCCACCATTTCTGTTGCTTTCGATACGCTGAACAGCAAAAACCATAAGGAATTTATGAAGGATGTGTGGACCTTCAAAAAACGCGACAGCAAACTGAAAGCCGTAGCCATGTATGCTTATGCCGCAGTGGCTACGCAAAGCTGCAAAATTGGGGAGGCTCTGAAGGGGAGGTAA